The following coding sequences lie in one Sedimentibacter sp. MB35-C1 genomic window:
- a CDS encoding reverse transcriptase domain-containing protein has translation MKPTSEILERMEKCSETYKDGIFTRLYRYLLREDIYHAAYQKLYANKGATTQGIDNDTADGFSDKYVKDLICSLQEGTYKASPVRREYIPKHNGKLRPLGIPSFRDKLLQEVVRMILEAIYEPTFHKHSHGFRPQKSCHTALRQISSDFTGVAWFIEGDIKGCFDNIDHEKLIEILDRKIKDSKFLNIIRQFLKAGYIENWQYNKTYSGCPQGSICAPILANVYLNELDKKFEEISLRFSKPRSAYQTPEYHAVNKEMKRLSYWIDHTTDEIERQELIKQYKEQRESLRNIPCKPADNKKFTFVRYADDWLVGVCGTKQECEELKAEIANFLSTELKLTLSEEKTLITHSSEKVRFLGYNICVRRNQEVKGYRMKNGTWRQSRSLHLKVALTIPHTEKIEKFMFAKGVIRQRENGEFQPIHRAGLLNMSDCEIVEQYNAEARGLCNFYNLAVDYHTLDYFCYLMEYSCLKTIANKHKSSIRKTIRKYKDGKTWSVPYETKTGTKRVKPVKIADCKRGKVDDVIFTRKKFNWKTTIRQRLNAKVCELCGTKNAELYEVHVVRNLNELGNSYWEIAMKQKRRKTLVICSKCHKEIHKH, from the coding sequence ATGAAACCAACATCTGAAATTTTAGAGCGTATGGAAAAGTGTTCAGAAACATACAAAGACGGTATATTTACGAGGCTCTACAGATATTTGCTTCGTGAAGATATTTACCATGCCGCCTACCAAAAACTCTATGCAAACAAAGGAGCAACAACACAAGGTATTGATAACGATACCGCCGACGGATTTAGCGATAAATACGTCAAAGACCTAATCTGTTCACTGCAAGAGGGAACGTACAAGGCAAGTCCTGTAAGACGTGAGTATATTCCGAAACACAATGGAAAACTTCGTCCTTTGGGCATTCCCTCATTTCGGGACAAATTACTGCAAGAAGTTGTCAGAATGATATTGGAAGCTATTTATGAGCCGACTTTTCACAAGCATTCGCACGGTTTCAGACCGCAGAAAAGCTGTCACACCGCACTTCGTCAGATTTCCTCTGATTTTACAGGGGTGGCATGGTTTATAGAGGGTGACATTAAAGGCTGTTTTGACAATATCGACCATGAAAAGCTGATTGAAATACTCGACAGAAAAATTAAGGACAGTAAATTTTTGAACATCATACGTCAATTCTTAAAAGCCGGATATATCGAAAATTGGCAGTACAACAAAACCTACAGCGGTTGTCCGCAAGGGTCAATCTGTGCGCCGATACTTGCGAATGTCTACTTAAATGAATTAGATAAAAAGTTTGAGGAAATAAGTTTAAGATTTAGTAAGCCAAGGTCAGCCTACCAAACACCCGAATATCACGCAGTAAATAAGGAAATGAAACGTCTCTCCTACTGGATAGACCATACTACCGACGAAATAGAGCGACAAGAGTTAATCAAACAATATAAGGAGCAACGTGAATCTTTGCGAAATATTCCTTGTAAACCCGCAGACAACAAGAAGTTTACTTTTGTGCGTTATGCGGACGATTGGTTAGTCGGGGTATGTGGTACAAAACAGGAATGTGAGGAATTGAAAGCTGAAATAGCCAATTTTCTAAGCACGGAGTTGAAACTCACCTTAAGTGAGGAAAAGACACTCATTACCCACAGTTCTGAAAAGGTCAGATTTTTAGGATATAATATTTGTGTCCGAAGAAATCAAGAGGTAAAAGGTTACAGAATGAAAAACGGAACATGGAGACAATCCCGTTCCTTACACCTTAAAGTTGCCCTTACTATTCCTCATACGGAAAAGATTGAGAAATTCATGTTTGCAAAAGGAGTCATTCGTCAACGTGAAAACGGAGAATTTCAGCCGATACACCGTGCAGGACTTCTCAATATGTCGGATTGTGAAATTGTGGAGCAATACAATGCCGAAGCAAGAGGATTATGTAACTTCTATAATTTAGCGGTGGACTACCATACTTTGGATTACTTCTGCTATCTCATGGAATATAGTTGCTTGAAAACCATTGCCAACAAGCATAAAAGCAGTATTCGCAAAACTATCCGCAAATACAAAGATGGTAAAACATGGTCAGTACCCTATGAAACCAAAACGGGCACAAAACGTGTTAAGCCTGTTAAAATTGCCGACTGCAAACGTGGCAAAGTTGATGATGTTATTTTCACAAGAAAGAAATTCAACTGGAAAACCACAATCAGACAAAGGCTCAATGC
- a CDS encoding VirB4-like conjugal transfer ATPase, CD1110 family — MLLRKSKDGKASKKSNLKTKKKSFSKTAQKTVPIVNACDDGIIEPIKGEFSKSFEFLDINYHAARDEEQVNIFARYCEFLNFFNSTVNLQITVNNKSINRHEFEKKVVLEEGGDNLDVFRKEYNEMLISQVQKGRNDTEKEKYITISIKANDITEARNIFSRMENEISGLLRSIGSYAKIQPINKRLEVLHDIYRADNIGNFSYNASMLKSGSLIKNEIAPDSFEFKRDYFLMGNRYARVLFLRSLPSFLNDQFFTELTDFSFNMMTTINVRAIEPENALKMIKRQITGMESNKIEYQRKSVKNGYLDAFIPYELKNNLREAEDLLEDVMNKNQRLFLTNVAILLMSDDKQKLDEQTETIKSTTRKHLCQIGTLNYQQEEGLNSVLPLGRNNLYVDRCLTTEAAAVFIPFSSQELTQPGGMYYGLNAISKNLIIFNRKTLKNQNGFILGTPGSGKSFAAKREMINAILRAGDDVIIIDPEREYTNLVRNFEGEVIQISSDSRNYINPLDMNIDYSEDPISLKSEFLLSLFETIIGGKEGLSAKEKSILGRCVGLTYQEYMQTFDKESTPTLKDFYEVLKKQREPEAEGLATALELYAIGNLSVFSKKTNIDINNRIVCFDIKDLGKQLKPMGMLITLDAIWNRIVENRKKGRHTWIYIDEMYLLFNNEYSANFFYELYKRSRKYGGVVTGITQNVEVRPDRVLCKVA; from the coding sequence AATGCCTGTGATGACGGGATAATAGAACCTATTAAGGGAGAGTTTTCAAAGTCATTTGAATTTCTTGATATAAATTATCATGCTGCAAGAGATGAAGAGCAAGTTAATATTTTTGCCAGGTATTGCGAGTTTCTTAATTTCTTTAATTCAACCGTTAATCTCCAGATTACGGTGAATAATAAATCTATTAACAGGCATGAATTTGAAAAAAAGGTTGTTCTTGAGGAAGGAGGGGACAACCTTGATGTATTTCGTAAAGAATATAATGAAATGCTGATAAGTCAAGTACAAAAGGGCAGGAATGATACAGAAAAGGAAAAGTATATTACAATAAGTATTAAGGCCAATGACATTACGGAGGCAAGAAATATTTTCTCGCGTATGGAAAATGAAATATCGGGACTTTTAAGGAGCATAGGCAGTTATGCAAAGATACAGCCTATAAATAAAAGACTTGAAGTTCTTCATGATATATACAGGGCTGATAATATAGGTAATTTTTCATACAACGCTTCCATGTTAAAAAGCGGTTCCTTAATAAAGAATGAAATTGCTCCGGATAGTTTTGAATTTAAGAGGGATTATTTTCTAATGGGGAACAGATATGCAAGGGTACTATTCTTAAGAAGTTTACCATCCTTTTTAAATGATCAATTTTTTACAGAGCTGACAGATTTTAGTTTTAATATGATGACTACTATAAATGTCAGAGCTATAGAACCGGAAAATGCTTTGAAGATGATTAAGAGGCAAATAACCGGTATGGAGAGCAACAAAATAGAGTATCAAAGAAAAAGTGTTAAAAACGGATATCTTGATGCATTTATCCCTTATGAGCTGAAAAATAATCTTAGGGAGGCTGAGGATCTTCTTGAAGATGTAATGAACAAAAATCAAAGATTGTTTTTAACTAATGTAGCCATACTGCTCATGAGTGATGACAAGCAAAAGCTTGATGAGCAAACAGAAACAATAAAATCTACAACAAGGAAACATTTATGTCAAATTGGGACATTGAATTACCAGCAGGAGGAAGGGCTAAATTCGGTACTTCCCTTAGGACGAAATAATTTGTATGTGGACAGGTGTCTTACAACAGAGGCGGCTGCTGTTTTTATTCCGTTTTCCAGTCAGGAATTGACTCAGCCGGGAGGTATGTACTACGGCTTAAATGCGATATCTAAAAATCTTATTATATTTAATCGCAAAACATTGAAAAATCAAAACGGGTTTATATTAGGAACACCGGGAAGCGGAAAATCTTTTGCCGCAAAGCGGGAAATGATTAATGCTATTTTAAGAGCCGGAGATGATGTAATAATAATAGATCCGGAAAGAGAGTATACAAATTTGGTGAGAAACTTTGAAGGAGAAGTCATTCAAATATCTTCGGATAGCAGGAACTACATTAACCCGTTGGATATGAATATAGACTACTCTGAAGATCCCATTTCTCTTAAGTCGGAGTTCCTTTTATCTTTGTTTGAAACTATTATAGGAGGCAAGGAAGGGCTGTCAGCTAAAGAAAAATCTATTCTCGGCAGGTGTGTTGGGCTTACATATCAGGAATATATGCAGACATTTGACAAAGAATCGACTCCAACACTGAAGGACTTTTATGAGGTGTTGAAAAAACAAAGAGAACCTGAAGCTGAAGGTCTGGCTACTGCTCTTGAGTTATATGCAATAGGAAACCTCTCTGTATTTTCAAAGAAAACCAACATTGATATCAATAACAGAATCGTATGCTTTGATATTAAGGATCTGGGAAAGCAGCTTAAACCGATGGGTATGCTCATAACTCTGGATGCTATTTGGAACAGAATAGTTGAGAACAGGAAAAAGGGCAGACACACATGGATATATATTGATGAAATGTATCTGCTGTTTAATAATGAATATTCGGCTAATTTTTTCTACGAGCTGTATAAGCGTTCCAGAAAGTACGGAGGTGTTGTGACAGGAATTACTCAAAATGTGGAAGTGCGCCCAGATAGGGTGCTGTGCAAAGTAGCGTAG